TTTTGGAATGGTGAGCGTGTTCGTGTCATAATATTGTGGTGTtgtgaagatttttaattttcgacACGTTTCTAATGGTTTTGTATGATATGTAATCTAATATTTTCAACATGTCCATGTTTACGTATTTGTGTACATCCTTTGCGTAAATATAATCAACGTGATTGAATTTTTTCCACCCAACTTTACGAACGGACATTAACGTGTTCGTATCTCGGTATATGTTCGCCAATTTATTTGTGTCCTGTAAATTACAtaggtattatataattatattaaaatcgtTTTATATGTGGTTATTTATTTTGCTATTGTTAGCTGATTCATAAAATTATTCTATTCTCATATATTTACGATAATAATTATTCACGACAGTCTTTTCCGGATAAGGTACAATTtcatgtatcatacatacattattttatcgGGTAGAATAAaacgattttatattattggataaaaaatgatcaattaAGTTTTTGTatcataaatgatttttattaactGCGCGTTCCTTCGAAAGAACTTCCAAAtcgttttatattattgtaattttacgCAATTATCAAATCGTGGAGCGcgcttttataattatttgattatattcTTTGTGGAAAATTTCAACAGCGTAATGATTTGATAATTATCATGTTAGTACAATTAaaagtatgtttatatttacgtTAACTGAAATTAGTTTGTCGTTTTCTGCGTAATAAATCACAACCGGTGCAACATTTATAGTTATATTGTAATCGGGTGGTTTTTCTGTTCCGTATCGTATCAAATTATCTTCTTTTCCATAATCGAATTTGGACAGagtatctaaaaaatatataatttacttgtagtcatatattttaatgtctttattttataaatatcgtCATGAAAATACCTCTCGTAATGAGTTGTACGAAATGTTCCAATTGTTGTACGCCTATTGATTGAAATCTGTTGAAAATCACTGGGGATTTTtcctgaaatattttaatatattcgttaaactatgtatgtattatatgagccgttatatttgaaagtggcggatttccaattttcagttccaaaaaaattatttctgtttgacttaattcacaaattgttatcatttcttttaatttgatatgtccagaatctcggaaaagcagaataacgtattaccaccagtatttttaaatattgttaaacgcaaagcattatatttaatgttttgcgagatatttttcgaaataaggAAATTTGACTTATggcactttcaattataacggctcatatgtagattgaatctttattttataagtaaTTTACGCACCCAATCTACTTGTTCGTAATCTTCACCtactagtaaaaaaaataacgcaAAACAAACATCATCAGCAGGTGTACTTGGACTACAAAATTGGCTAGCTAAATActtttgcaaatttttatttaaaactaatgCATTTATTCCAATCTTCTTCAGAAatttctgtaaaaaataaaaaataaattattgttttattcggGTACTTTTTTCATGTGTCGCAATATTTTcctgtaaaattaataataacttttttattgaaCGAATTCATAGATACGTATGTAGGTGTTTTCCCCTTTAAATAGTTACAATAGGTGTCCTCAAACGGTGGAGAATTCCCCCAAGGGGGGGATTTTTTAGTTCGATGGGGGTGTATTGCTGAATCGCTAGGACTTTATATTACTAGCTTTCACGCTTTCTCATATACATTTTcacttcactaatagattaaataaagtaaaatattggtGAAATGTGCGGCGCGAATATTGACGTGTTTGAGCCAAAAGCCACAGCACATTATCAATGGAGAAGATAGGCTCAATGTAGATATCAATATAGATATCAGTGTgttatttgtattgtttttatcCAATAAGTCTATAAAACCAAAAAAGTAGAAGCAAAAATTTCTGAATATTCATCCACAATACAAAGACAAGAAGAAAAGCTTTTTAGAACGCCATTGGAA
This genomic interval from Arctopsyche grandis isolate Sample6627 chromosome 8, ASM5162203v2, whole genome shotgun sequence contains the following:
- the LOC143916158 gene encoding lipase 3-like isoform X1; translation: MIHGVHNLEKSEMIIFGGYPVEEYKVQTSDNYILTMYRIPGGRNGKKFNPFLPPVVLVHGMISSSRDFLLMGPNKSIGFILADAGYDVWIPNMRFNEYATHLTKTKSDATYWNFSLDEHGSIDIPESIDRVLKTTKANKIHYMGYSLGATVYIIMCNTRPDLASKMASFIALAPAIYMTNVRPLVQLVDKLHLPKFLKKIGINALVLNKNLQKYLASQFCSPSTPADDVCFALFFLLVGEDYEQVDWEKSPVIFNRFQSIGVQQLEHFVQLITRDTLSKFDYGKEDNLIRYGTEKPPDYNITINVAPVVIYYAENDKLISVNDTNKLANIYRDTNTLMSVRKVGWKKFNHVDYIYAKDVHKYVNMDMLKILDYISYKTIRNVSKIKNLHNTTIL